A region of Streptomyces sp. R44 DNA encodes the following proteins:
- a CDS encoding hotdog fold thioesterase: MGEQQHVKFPQEVIDEYAALGVDLPALFSAGHLGNRMGVQILEASAEKVVGTMPVEGNTQPYGLLHGGASAVLAETLGSVGSMLHGGVSKIAVGVDLNCTHHRGVRSGLVTGVATPVHRGRTTATYEIVISDEQGKRVCSARLTCLLREITAKDAGDLPSAGHAEA; this comes from the coding sequence ATGGGTGAGCAGCAGCACGTGAAGTTCCCGCAGGAGGTCATCGACGAATACGCGGCGCTCGGCGTCGACCTCCCGGCGCTCTTCTCGGCCGGGCACCTCGGGAACCGCATGGGCGTGCAGATCCTGGAGGCCTCCGCCGAGAAGGTCGTCGGCACGATGCCGGTGGAGGGCAACACCCAGCCGTACGGGCTGCTGCACGGCGGTGCGTCGGCGGTGCTCGCCGAGACGCTGGGTTCCGTCGGCTCGATGCTGCACGGCGGGGTCTCGAAGATCGCCGTCGGCGTCGACCTGAACTGCACCCACCACCGCGGGGTGCGCAGCGGTCTGGTGACCGGCGTGGCGACCCCGGTCCACCGCGGGCGGACCACCGCCACGTACGAGATCGTGATCAGCGACGAGCAGGGCAAGCGGGTGTGCTCGGCCCGGCTGACCTGCCTGCTCCGCGAGATCACCGCGAAGGACGCGGGCGACCTGCCGTCGGCGGGTCACGCGGAGGCCTGA